A stretch of Acropora palmata chromosome 9, jaAcrPala1.3, whole genome shotgun sequence DNA encodes these proteins:
- the LOC141893428 gene encoding protein Flattop homolog: MSTHFSANQYDQAFAAQRLQNWEIPKKFKERPSLLEGFTQPISNDRGHILPGIPRSSKSPWGEFVGTWDMTRPPLKTKTMKTNAKASNAGNTIVAETTGKERTPSPKQDVTEKAKSPAPELEAVRTPREEAKSPRPTSQENQNENPSTPTKLKTPEIAASPAKSPIQEIQPEHSPLPDPS, from the exons ATGTCCACTCACTTCAGTGCAAATCAG TACGATCAAGCATTTGCTGCCCAAAGATTGCAAAACTGGGAAATCCCGAAAAAGTTCAAAGAG aGGCCTTCCCTTCTTGAAGGATTCACCCAGCCCATCAGCAATGACCGCGGCCATATTTTGCCTGGAATCCCGCGCTCTTCCAAGAGTCCTTGGGGCGAGTTTGTTGGAACATGGGACATGACAAGACCGCCTCTCAAGACcaagacgatgaaaacaaacGCAAAGGCATCCAACGCAGGAAACACTATTGTTGCTGAAACcacaggaaaagaaagaacaccCAGTCCAAAGCAAGATGTCACCGAGAAAGCGAAAAGCCCAGCGCCTGAACTAGAAGCGGTGAGAACTCCGAGGGAAGAAGCGAAAAGCCCTCGCCCAACAAGCcaggaaaatcaaaatgagaACCCCTCCACCCCTACTAAACTCAAAACACCCGAGATCGCCGCATCTCCTGCAAAAAGTCCTATCCAAGAAATTCAACCTGAGCACAGTCCTCTGCCGGACCCCTCTTAA
- the LOC141893419 gene encoding nonsense-mediated mRNA decay factor SMG9-like isoform X1, whose protein sequence is MCILHDVPQEFKMEDQDRDRGFQRGRGDRGGRRRVYRARVSRGKGEGAVSGVQSGATPMKTPIILIKPAADRGQETTVKQILIKPREPSQDVPALITRPSVAPSPVRSKTRGVSHQSGHSSDRSTGATQTHTGGATAGTVSGTSSSVDAVSASLSSLKLGASDHDRSPQLMKLLDENLQWNDSALEVLVDQTNFLVVGIVGPQGVGKSTILSMLAGTSPFTDSRSPLFPVQSRQAQEDGTNQTSGIDMAITQERVILLDTQPLLSAAILDHWIHHDRNIPPEYTSPENYNDIQSLQIVTFLLTVCHVIVVVQDWFTDLNIMRLLKTAEMLKPSSTSHTTHESSGLGSAEDSDEEYPNIVFVYNKAAREDFHCENLSSMFCVTSTLFQHSRLKLKSGISLLSSSLMAYRALPTSYDDMNIYLLPLYQPHAGNGICNKSPIYHGYPSFEVVLQALRNEIFSVHRHLLTHHSLTERNWFHFAARSWETVRKSSLIAEYNRLLCS, encoded by the exons ATGTGTATTTTACATGACGTACCccaagaattcaaaatggagGATCAAGATCGAGATAGAGGATTTCAGCGTGGCAGAGGTGACCGAGGAGGGCGTAGAAGAGTTTACAGGGCAAGAGTGTCCCGG GGTAAAGGGGAAGGTGCTGTTTCAGGAGTCCAGTCTGGTGCTACACCAATGAAAACTCCAATTATACTGATCAAACCTGCTGCCGACAGG GGTCAAGAAACTACAGTAAAGCAAATTTTAATAAAGCCAAG GGAACCATCTCAAGATGTGCCGGCATTGATAACAAGACCAAGTGTTGCACCATCACCAGTGCGTAGCAAAACACGTGGAGTTAGTCATCAGTCAGGCCACTCCTCAGACAGGTCTACAGGTGCCACACAAACACACACTGGTGGGGCAACAGCAGGCACTGTGTCAG GAACAAGCTCCAGTGTTGATGCAGTCAGTGCTAGCTTGAGTTCTCTGAAACTTGGTGCTTCTGATCATGACAGGAGTCCACAGTTAATGAAGTTACTGGATGAGAACTTGCAGTGGAATGACAGTGCTTTGGAG GTCTTAGTTGATCAGACAAATTTCCTTGTGGTTGGCATTGTGGGTCCCCAGGGTGTTGGAAAATCAACTATCCTGTCCATGTTAGCAGGAACAAGTCCATTTACTGACTCAAG gTCTCCCTTGTTTCCTGTACAGTCACGCCAAGCTCAG GAAGATGGAACCAATCAGACCAGTGGTATTGATATGGCTATTACACAGGAAAGAGTGATTCTATTGGATACACAG CCATTATTGAGTGCTGCTATCCTGGATCATTGGATTCATCATGATCGCAATATTCCACCTGAATACACCTCACCAGAGAACTACAATGATATTCAG TCGTTGCAGATTGTGACATTCCTTTTGACTGTCTGTCACGTGATTGTGGTTGTGCAAGATTGGTTTACAGACCTTAACATTATGAG ACTTCTGAAAACAGCGGAGATGTTAAAGCCATCGTCTACTAGCCACACGACTCATGAATCCTCAGG GCTAGGCTCTGCTGAAGATTCTGACGAGGAATACCCGAACATCG TGTTTGTGTACAATAAAGCTGCAAGGGAAGATTTCCACTGCGAAAATCTCAGCTCGATGTTTTGCGTGACAAGTACCTTGTTTCAGCATTCCAGACTGAAGCTCAAAA GTGGGATCTCCTTGTTGAGTAGCAGCTTGATGGCTTACAGAGCTCTGCCAACTTCATACGATGACATGAATATCTATTTGCTTCCACTCTATCAACCCCATGCAG GTAATGGCATATGCAACAAGTCACCGATTTACCATGGATACCCAAGCTTCGAGGTCGTTCTTCAAGCATTACGGAATGAG ATTTTTTCAGTCCACCGACATCTTCTCACTCACCATTCGTTGACAGAAAGGAACTG GTTTCACTTTGCAGCGCGTTCGTGGGAAACTGTTCGCAAATCTAGTCTAATCGCAGAGTACAACAGACTTCTTTGCTCATAA
- the LOC141893419 gene encoding nonsense-mediated mRNA decay factor SMG9-like isoform X2, with product MKTPIILIKPAADRGQETTVKQILIKPREPSQDVPALITRPSVAPSPVRSKTRGVSHQSGHSSDRSTGATQTHTGGATAGTVSGTSSSVDAVSASLSSLKLGASDHDRSPQLMKLLDENLQWNDSALEVLVDQTNFLVVGIVGPQGVGKSTILSMLAGTSPFTDSRSPLFPVQSRQAQEDGTNQTSGIDMAITQERVILLDTQPLLSAAILDHWIHHDRNIPPEYTSPENYNDIQSLQIVTFLLTVCHVIVVVQDWFTDLNIMRLLKTAEMLKPSSTSHTTHESSGLGSAEDSDEEYPNIVFVYNKAAREDFHCENLSSMFCVTSTLFQHSRLKLKSGISLLSSSLMAYRALPTSYDDMNIYLLPLYQPHAGNGICNKSPIYHGYPSFEVVLQALRNEIFSVHRHLLTHHSLTERNWFHFAARSWETVRKSSLIAEYNRLLCS from the exons ATGAAAACTCCAATTATACTGATCAAACCTGCTGCCGACAGG GGTCAAGAAACTACAGTAAAGCAAATTTTAATAAAGCCAAG GGAACCATCTCAAGATGTGCCGGCATTGATAACAAGACCAAGTGTTGCACCATCACCAGTGCGTAGCAAAACACGTGGAGTTAGTCATCAGTCAGGCCACTCCTCAGACAGGTCTACAGGTGCCACACAAACACACACTGGTGGGGCAACAGCAGGCACTGTGTCAG GAACAAGCTCCAGTGTTGATGCAGTCAGTGCTAGCTTGAGTTCTCTGAAACTTGGTGCTTCTGATCATGACAGGAGTCCACAGTTAATGAAGTTACTGGATGAGAACTTGCAGTGGAATGACAGTGCTTTGGAG GTCTTAGTTGATCAGACAAATTTCCTTGTGGTTGGCATTGTGGGTCCCCAGGGTGTTGGAAAATCAACTATCCTGTCCATGTTAGCAGGAACAAGTCCATTTACTGACTCAAG gTCTCCCTTGTTTCCTGTACAGTCACGCCAAGCTCAG GAAGATGGAACCAATCAGACCAGTGGTATTGATATGGCTATTACACAGGAAAGAGTGATTCTATTGGATACACAG CCATTATTGAGTGCTGCTATCCTGGATCATTGGATTCATCATGATCGCAATATTCCACCTGAATACACCTCACCAGAGAACTACAATGATATTCAG TCGTTGCAGATTGTGACATTCCTTTTGACTGTCTGTCACGTGATTGTGGTTGTGCAAGATTGGTTTACAGACCTTAACATTATGAG ACTTCTGAAAACAGCGGAGATGTTAAAGCCATCGTCTACTAGCCACACGACTCATGAATCCTCAGG GCTAGGCTCTGCTGAAGATTCTGACGAGGAATACCCGAACATCG TGTTTGTGTACAATAAAGCTGCAAGGGAAGATTTCCACTGCGAAAATCTCAGCTCGATGTTTTGCGTGACAAGTACCTTGTTTCAGCATTCCAGACTGAAGCTCAAAA GTGGGATCTCCTTGTTGAGTAGCAGCTTGATGGCTTACAGAGCTCTGCCAACTTCATACGATGACATGAATATCTATTTGCTTCCACTCTATCAACCCCATGCAG GTAATGGCATATGCAACAAGTCACCGATTTACCATGGATACCCAAGCTTCGAGGTCGTTCTTCAAGCATTACGGAATGAG ATTTTTTCAGTCCACCGACATCTTCTCACTCACCATTCGTTGACAGAAAGGAACTG GTTTCACTTTGCAGCGCGTTCGTGGGAAACTGTTCGCAAATCTAGTCTAATCGCAGAGTACAACAGACTTCTTTGCTCATAA
- the LOC141893430 gene encoding gamma-secretase subunit PEN-2-like gives MDLKKVPDEEKVNLCRKYFLGGFALLPFLWFINVVWFFREAFIKPSFTGQSKIKSYVIKSAIGFLVWFAGLTTWILIYQTYRASWGEIGDRISFVIPLGVA, from the exons ATGGATTTAAAAAAGGTTCCCGACGAAGAGAAAGTCAACTTGTGTCGAAAAT ATTTCCTGGGAGGATTTGCATTGCTTCCTTTCCTCTGGTTTATCAATGTGGTTTGGTTCTTCAGAGAAGCGTTCATTAAACCATCATTCACAGGGCAATCAAAGATAAAGTCGT ATGTGATCAAGTCAGCAATTGGATTCTTGGTGTGGTTTGCTGGTCTTACCACTTGGATACTCATCTATCAGACTTATCGCGCAAGCTGGGGAGAAATTGGAGACAGAATTTCATTTGTCATACCACTTGGAGTGGCGTGA